The DNA window GCCAGCAGGGCGGTGGATATCGCCTTCCAGGAAACCGGCCATGCGCGCGAAGTGTCGAACGCTTCGGCGATGACGGCTGCCATGGAAGCCGGCAAGGTGGCGGTCACCAACGACGCCAACCTGGTCATCAACAACGATCTCATCGACGTGGTCATCGACGCGACCGGCGTTCCCGCCGTCGGTGCCGAGATCGGCTTGCGCGCCATGGAGCATGGCAAGCATCTGGTGATGATGAATGTCGAGGCCGACGTCACCATCGGCGCCTATCTGAAGAGCGAGGCCGATCGGCTCGGTGTCACCTATTCGCTGGGCGCCGGTGACGAGCCGTCCTCATGCATGGAACTGATCGAGTTCGTTTCGGCCATGGGCCATCCGATCGTCGCCGCCGGCAAGGGCAAGAACAACCCGCTCAACATCGACGCCACACCGCCCGCCTACGAGGAAGAGGCCAAGCGCCGGCACATGAGTGTGCGTATGCTGGTCGAGTTCGTCGATGGTTCCAAGACCATGGTCGAGATGGCGGCGATCGCCAATGCAACCGGCCTGGTGCCGGACAAGGCCGGCATGCATGGCCCCGCGGCGACACTCGGCGAGCTCTCGAAAGTCCTGGTGCCTGAAAAGGACGGTGGCGTGCTGTCCAAGGTCGGCGTCGTCGACTACTCGATCGGCAAGGGCGTGGCGCCCGGCGTCTTCGTCGTCGCCGACATGTCGCATCCGCGCATTTCGGAGCGCATGGAAGACCTGAAGATGGGCAAGGGCCCGTATTTCACCTTCCATCGCCCCTATCACCTGACCTCGCTCGAAGTGCCGCTGACCTGCGCCCGCGTCGTCCTCTACGGCAAGGCCGACATGGTGCCGCTGGCAAAGCCGGTGGCTGAAGTTGCCGCGGTCGCCAAGAAGGACATGCAGCCGGGCGAGAAGCTCGATGCGATCGGCGAATATTGCTACCGCGCCTGGATCATGACGGCGCCGGAAGCGCATGCGGCGCGAGCCATTCCCTGCGGCTTGCTGCAGGGCGGCTCGGTGACGGCGCCGATCAAGAAGGGCGAGCTCATCACCTATGCCAACGCGGCTCCCGCGCCGGGCTCCAAGATCGCGGAGCTGCGCGCTCGCCAGGACAAACTCGTCTACGGAACCGTGGGAGCCTGATCATGGCCACAGCCAGCAAAGCCGTCGCGGACAGCCGCGCCAACCTGCCTTTCGTCTATCGCCAGTACAGCGCCGAGCAGCTCAAGCAGGTGCTCTACAAGATGTACCTCATCCGCCGCTTCGAAGAGGGCGCGGAGGAAAGCTACATGCGCGGCCTGATCCACGGCACCATGCATCTGTCGATCGGCCAGGAAGCCAGTGCCATGGGCATCTGCATGCCGCTTGGCGAGGATGACCAGATCACCTCGACGCATCGCGGCCATGGCCACTGCATCGCCAAGGGTGCGGAGGTGAAGCGCATGTTCGCCGAGTTCTTCGGCAAAACCACCGGCTACTGCAAGGGCCGTGGCGGTTCGATGCACATCGCCGATGTCGCCAAGGGCAATCTCGGTGCCAACGGCATCGTCGGCGGCGGCATTCCGATCGCGGTCGGTGCCGCGCTCTCCTCCAAGATGATGAAGACCGGCAAGGTCGTCGTCTCCTTCTTCGGCGACGGCGCCAACAATGAGGGCGCCTTCCACGAAGCGCTGAACATGGCGGCCGTCTGGAAGCTGCCTGTCATCTTCGTCTGCGAGAACAACGGCTACGGCATGTCGACATCGACGGCCCGTTCGACCGCGGTGAAGAACATCGCCGATCGTGCCGCCGCCTATTCGATGCCCGGCGTCATCGTCAACGGCAACATCTTCTCCGAAGTCGCCGAGGCTTCGTACAAGGCCATCGAGCGGGCGCGCGCGGGTGAGGGGCCGACGCTCATCGAATCCAAGACCTACCGCCATCGCGGCCATTCCAAGAGCGACCGCAATCGCTATCGCACCAAGGAAGAGATCGAGGACTGGATGTCGAACCGCGACCCGATCACGCTGTTCGAGAACGAACTGCGGGAATTCGGCTTCATCGACGACAAGGGCATCGAGGCCATTCGCGACGCAGTGGCGCAGGAGATTGCCGACGGCATCGAGTTCGCCAAGGCGAGC is part of the Mesorhizobium loti genome and encodes:
- a CDS encoding NAD(P)H-dependent oxidoreductase, which encodes MASNISLTGLARDLDERGKSGKPIRIGLIGSGEMGTDIVTRVAHMSGIEIGAISELNLPAASRAVDIAFQETGHAREVSNASAMTAAMEAGKVAVTNDANLVINNDLIDVVIDATGVPAVGAEIGLRAMEHGKHLVMMNVEADVTIGAYLKSEADRLGVTYSLGAGDEPSSCMELIEFVSAMGHPIVAAGKGKNNPLNIDATPPAYEEEAKRRHMSVRMLVEFVDGSKTMVEMAAIANATGLVPDKAGMHGPAATLGELSKVLVPEKDGGVLSKVGVVDYSIGKGVAPGVFVVADMSHPRISERMEDLKMGKGPYFTFHRPYHLTSLEVPLTCARVVLYGKADMVPLAKPVAEVAAVAKKDMQPGEKLDAIGEYCYRAWIMTAPEAHAARAIPCGLLQGGSVTAPIKKGELITYANAAPAPGSKIAELRARQDKLVYGTVGA
- a CDS encoding thiamine pyrophosphate-dependent dehydrogenase E1 component subunit alpha — translated: MATASKAVADSRANLPFVYRQYSAEQLKQVLYKMYLIRRFEEGAEESYMRGLIHGTMHLSIGQEASAMGICMPLGEDDQITSTHRGHGHCIAKGAEVKRMFAEFFGKTTGYCKGRGGSMHIADVAKGNLGANGIVGGGIPIAVGAALSSKMMKTGKVVVSFFGDGANNEGAFHEALNMAAVWKLPVIFVCENNGYGMSTSTARSTAVKNIADRAAAYSMPGVIVNGNIFSEVAEASYKAIERARAGEGPTLIESKTYRHRGHSKSDRNRYRTKEEIEDWMSNRDPITLFENELREFGFIDDKGIEAIRDAVAQEIADGIEFAKASPSPDVSETGNYVYTEQA